In Microbulbifer pacificus, the genomic stretch CGACCGCCACGAAGGCGTTCAATGCGCTAATCCGGTCCATGGGGTATCGCCCAGCCCTATTACCAACAATTCATTGATAATAGACCAACAGAATGCACGTTTATACGTACAAATGTTGCCACTAGACTGCATCCCAAGCTGGTGAGGTTCCTACACCACGCCCAAACCCAACAATGTGGAGAACGGTTATGAACACTCATGTGATCAACAAAGTTTTGAACTCGAACGCGGGCCTCGGTGCACTCGCCCTGCGCGTACCGGTCGGCATCATCCTCGCGGCCCACGGCGCCCAGAAGCTGTTTGGCTGGTTTGGCGGCTACGGTCTGGATGGCACCGGCCAGTGGATGGCGAGCATCGGCCTGGAGCCCGGTTACCTTATGGCCCTGCTGGCGGGCAGTGCGGAGTTCTTTGGCGGACTAGCGCTGCTGCTCGGTCTGCTGACCCGCCCGGCAGCGGCGGTGAGTGCCTTCACCATGCTGGTGGCGATCTTCAGCGCACATATCAGCAATGGCTTTTTCATGAGTAACAACGGCTATGAATACGCGCTGGCGCTGCTCGCGGCCACGGTGGCGCTGGCCATTCAGGGTGGTGGTGCCTTCGCCCTGGACAAGGGTCTGAACAGCATTCTGAAAGACACCAGTAACGAGGATGCGGTGCTATCCACTGGTCGCACCGCCTGATCACAAGCATCGACATTCGCCTCCGCTCCGGGGGCGAATGTCTGCAGGAAACAACGGTGAACACTATGTTGGTAAATGGCATCTGGAAAGAAAACTGGCAGCCCGTGCAACAGGCGGACGACGACGGCCGCTTTATCCGGCAGACATCCTCGTTCCGCAACTGGGTGACGGCGGACGGATCCGCCGGGGTAACCGGAGCCGGCGGTTTCAGGGCAGAACCCGGCCGATACCATTTGTATGTGGCGTATATCTGCCCCTGGGCGAGC encodes the following:
- a CDS encoding DoxX family protein encodes the protein MNTHVINKVLNSNAGLGALALRVPVGIILAAHGAQKLFGWFGGYGLDGTGQWMASIGLEPGYLMALLAGSAEFFGGLALLLGLLTRPAAAVSAFTMLVAIFSAHISNGFFMSNNGYEYALALLAATVALAIQGGGAFALDKGLNSILKDTSNEDAVLSTGRTA